The Pseudophryne corroboree isolate aPseCor3 chromosome 2, aPseCor3.hap2, whole genome shotgun sequence genome has a segment encoding these proteins:
- the LOC135037597 gene encoding uncharacterized protein LOC135037597 isoform X2, translated as MQQQRQRQAANGSRGDQQGDPCLERPERRRALPARFREGEEAQSGHQQSAAGRDEKQQQQLSKRKAGRAPPGGRRSNKRKQSSQAKAPDRSRKFVRTQRAVQQYEGGYLNGVSAQQYAYGGLIPEGTESDGQGAEGEEQTFIMQQMDTITLPIAAQTPSTHHLCTAGRGGPGDGGSSLNPGRHQQGSWGMGLDTQPLSSQHHEPSCTPQRQDRATMQMAEHIAELLHSCMARSPLFRSPPRRRYQLASPTGSSHSQCGDVQHDLPSNAQQGHRTQEWLAVSSGRGGQTHRPLAHDKDARGFSALQQTPRTGYSIQEHAAAHKCIVQKAATHESVAATSTAGTRPEAAVAGTSTARAFTGAPVAPSSAGRAIASALGTSSSTGQELGNDSGADLGELVRKSLAPRTWAAYAAAWRRWRQFQAGGAGGRNDTRQQLLSFLSSAGVKQVWIMGHSFIHWAEERAAARPYGRDLGLPQVNWAVRWFGVRGMRWSQLRKAVLRAEATAGQAPEVVVLHLGGNDLGKVKSLDIIRWMREDLEWLRERWSQVHILWSSIIPRLAWRGARAGAGVEKARKRCPTWVWICLTTLCRRRWSECAYRGGVAGWGVGPGWAGGLVWRGESDEQGMVWNVT; from the exons ATGCAGCAGCAGAGGCAGCGCCAGGCTGCCAACGGGAGTCGCGGAGATCAGCAGGGTGATCCATGCCTGGAGCGCCCGGAGAGGAGAAGGGCTCTCCCAGCACGTTTTAGAGAGGGGGAGGAAGCTCAGTCCGGACATCAACAGTCGGCAGCAGGAAGGgacgagaagcagcagcagcagctgagcaAGAGGAAAGCAGGAAGGGCTCCACCTGGTGGTCGGAGGTCGAACAAGAGGAAGCAGTCCAGCCAGGCTAAAGCACCAGATCGTAGCAGGAAGTTTGTGAGAACACAGCGTGCGGTGCAGCAATACGAAGGCGGCTACCTGAACGGGGTGAGTGCACAGCAGTACGCTTATGGGGGCTTGATACCGGAGGGGACAGAGTCAGATGgccagggtgcagagggggaggaGCAGACTTTTATTATGCAGCAGATGGACACTATTACCCTCCCCATTGCAGCACAGACACCATCTACGCATCACTTATGCACAGCAGGCAGGGGGGGCCCAGGGGACGGCGGAAGCAGCCTAAACCCGGGCCGGCACCAGCAGGGATCGTGGGGAATGGGGTTGGATACGCAACCCCTCAGTAGCCAGCACCATGAGCCCAGCTGCACACCACAGCGGCAGGATAGAGCGACCATGCAAATGGCAGAGCACATCGCAGAACTTCTGCATAGCTGCATGGCTCGCTCGCCGCTGTTCAGGTCCCCACCAAGGAGAAGATATCAACTGGCGTCGCCTACAGGGAGCAGCCACAGTCAATGCGGGGATGTCCAGCATGATTTGCCCTCCAACGCGCAGCAGGGACATCGTACCCAGGAGTGGCTCGCAGTTTCTTCAGGACGGGGAGGCCAGACTCATAGACCCCTAGCACACGACAAGGACGCGAGGGGTTTTTCGGCTTTGCAGCAGACTCCAAGGACAGGATACAGTATCCAAGAGCATGCCGCAGCGCACAAATGCATCGTACAGAAGGCTGCTACGCACGAGTCTGTCGCCGCGACGAGCACAGCGGGGACAAGGCCGGAAGCAGCTGTCGCCGGGACCAGCACAGCGAGGGCGTTTACGGGAGCACCTGTCGCGCCGTCCAGCGCAGGGAGGGCCATCGCTTCGGCACTGGGAACCTCGTCCAGCACAGGCCAGGAGCTCGGGAATG atagtGGAGCCGATCTAGGGGAGCTGGTGAGGAAATCCCTGGCGCCAAGGACGTGGGCAGCTTATGCGGCAGCTTGGAGGAGATGGAGGCAGTTCCAGGCAGGAGGAGCAGGTGGCCGAAATGACACCAGGCAGCAGCTCTTGTCTTTTTTGA GCAGCGCGGGTGTTAAGCAAGTATGGATTATGGGTCATTCGTTCATCCACTGGGCAGAAGAGCGGGCCGCCGCCAGACCTTACGGCCGTGACCTGGGCTTGCCGCAAGTAAATTGGGCAGTGAGATGGTTTGGAGTCAGAGGCATGAGGTGGTCGCAGCTGAGAAAAGCGGTACTCAGGGCGGAGGCAACGGCGGGCCAGGCCCCAGAGGTAGTGGTACTGCATTTGGGAGGGAACGACCTAGGGAAGGTGAAGTCGCTCGACATAATCAGGTGGATGAGGGAGGATTTGGAATGGCTAAGGGAAAGGTGGAGCCAGGTGCACATTCTATGGTCCAGCATAATCCCTAGGTTGGCCTGGCGCGGGGCAAGGGCAGGGGCAGGAGTGGAAAAGGCCAGGAAGAGGTGTCCGACGTGGGTTTGGATTTGTTTAACAACGCTTTGCAGGAGGCGTTGGAGTGAGTGTGCATATAGGGGTGGGGTCGCAGGGTGGGGCGTCGGCCCCGGGTGGGCCGGGGGCCTCGTGTGGCGTGGGGAAAGTGATGAGCAAGGCATGGTATGGAATGTTACGTAA
- the LOC135037597 gene encoding uncharacterized protein LOC135037597 isoform X1 yields MQQQRQRQAANGSRGDQQGDPCLERPERRRALPARFREGEEAQSGHQQSAAGRDEKQQQQLSKRKAGRAPPGGRRSNKRKQSSQAKAPDRSRKFVRTQRAVQQYEGGYLNGVSAQQYAYGGLIPEGTESDGQGAEGEEQTFIMQQMDTITLPIAAQTPSTHHLCTAGRGGPGDGGSSLNPGRHQQGSWGMGLDTQPLSSQHHEPSCTPQRQDRATMQMAEHIAELLHSCMARSPLFRSPPRRRYQLASPTGSSHSQCGDVQHDLPSNAQQGHRTQEWLAVSSGRGGQTHRPLAHDKDARGFSALQQTPRTGYSIQEHAAAHKCIVQKAATHESVAATSTAGTRPEAAVAGTSTARAFTGAPVAPSSAGRAIASALGTSSSTGQELGNGSAGVKQVWIMGHSFIHWAEERAAARPYGRDLGLPQVNWAVRWFGVRGMRWSQLRKAVLRAEATAGQAPEVVVLHLGGNDLGKVKSLDIIRWMREDLEWLRERWSQVHILWSSIIPRLAWRGARAGAGVEKARKRCPTWVWICLTTLCRRRWSECAYRGGVAGWGVGPGWAGGLVWRGESDEQGMVWNVT; encoded by the exons ATGCAGCAGCAGAGGCAGCGCCAGGCTGCCAACGGGAGTCGCGGAGATCAGCAGGGTGATCCATGCCTGGAGCGCCCGGAGAGGAGAAGGGCTCTCCCAGCACGTTTTAGAGAGGGGGAGGAAGCTCAGTCCGGACATCAACAGTCGGCAGCAGGAAGGgacgagaagcagcagcagcagctgagcaAGAGGAAAGCAGGAAGGGCTCCACCTGGTGGTCGGAGGTCGAACAAGAGGAAGCAGTCCAGCCAGGCTAAAGCACCAGATCGTAGCAGGAAGTTTGTGAGAACACAGCGTGCGGTGCAGCAATACGAAGGCGGCTACCTGAACGGGGTGAGTGCACAGCAGTACGCTTATGGGGGCTTGATACCGGAGGGGACAGAGTCAGATGgccagggtgcagagggggaggaGCAGACTTTTATTATGCAGCAGATGGACACTATTACCCTCCCCATTGCAGCACAGACACCATCTACGCATCACTTATGCACAGCAGGCAGGGGGGGCCCAGGGGACGGCGGAAGCAGCCTAAACCCGGGCCGGCACCAGCAGGGATCGTGGGGAATGGGGTTGGATACGCAACCCCTCAGTAGCCAGCACCATGAGCCCAGCTGCACACCACAGCGGCAGGATAGAGCGACCATGCAAATGGCAGAGCACATCGCAGAACTTCTGCATAGCTGCATGGCTCGCTCGCCGCTGTTCAGGTCCCCACCAAGGAGAAGATATCAACTGGCGTCGCCTACAGGGAGCAGCCACAGTCAATGCGGGGATGTCCAGCATGATTTGCCCTCCAACGCGCAGCAGGGACATCGTACCCAGGAGTGGCTCGCAGTTTCTTCAGGACGGGGAGGCCAGACTCATAGACCCCTAGCACACGACAAGGACGCGAGGGGTTTTTCGGCTTTGCAGCAGACTCCAAGGACAGGATACAGTATCCAAGAGCATGCCGCAGCGCACAAATGCATCGTACAGAAGGCTGCTACGCACGAGTCTGTCGCCGCGACGAGCACAGCGGGGACAAGGCCGGAAGCAGCTGTCGCCGGGACCAGCACAGCGAGGGCGTTTACGGGAGCACCTGTCGCGCCGTCCAGCGCAGGGAGGGCCATCGCTTCGGCACTGGGAACCTCGTCCAGCACAGGCCAGGAGCTCGGGAATG GCAGCGCGGGTGTTAAGCAAGTATGGATTATGGGTCATTCGTTCATCCACTGGGCAGAAGAGCGGGCCGCCGCCAGACCTTACGGCCGTGACCTGGGCTTGCCGCAAGTAAATTGGGCAGTGAGATGGTTTGGAGTCAGAGGCATGAGGTGGTCGCAGCTGAGAAAAGCGGTACTCAGGGCGGAGGCAACGGCGGGCCAGGCCCCAGAGGTAGTGGTACTGCATTTGGGAGGGAACGACCTAGGGAAGGTGAAGTCGCTCGACATAATCAGGTGGATGAGGGAGGATTTGGAATGGCTAAGGGAAAGGTGGAGCCAGGTGCACATTCTATGGTCCAGCATAATCCCTAGGTTGGCCTGGCGCGGGGCAAGGGCAGGGGCAGGAGTGGAAAAGGCCAGGAAGAGGTGTCCGACGTGGGTTTGGATTTGTTTAACAACGCTTTGCAGGAGGCGTTGGAGTGAGTGTGCATATAGGGGTGGGGTCGCAGGGTGGGGCGTCGGCCCCGGGTGGGCCGGGGGCCTCGTGTGGCGTGGGGAAAGTGATGAGCAAGGCATGGTATGGAATGTTACGTAA